One region of Acidovorax sp. T1 genomic DNA includes:
- a CDS encoding M48 family metallopeptidase, producing the protein MCLFCPALPPTAAPSSPWMPRRAFLLAAGAGAGVLVAAPALAQVDVGAASGLRRLVPAETLESSATQQYSQLLAQARAKNALAPPGHPQLQRLHAIARRLVPYTAQWNDRARQWRWEVNLIGSKQINAFCMPGGKIAFYTGILEQLKLTDDEVAMVMGHEMAHALREHARERIAKSRATGLGLSLGAQLLGLGDLGNMAANLGTQLLTLKFSRGDESDADLVGLELAARAGYKPEAAVSLWRKMGNATGNAQGGLAFLSTHPSGPERIRELESNVPKVQGLYAAARRGG; encoded by the coding sequence ATGTGTCTTTTCTGCCCGGCGTTGCCGCCCACTGCTGCCCCCTCGTCACCCTGGATGCCCCGCCGCGCCTTTTTGCTGGCCGCCGGCGCAGGCGCGGGTGTGCTCGTGGCGGCCCCGGCGTTGGCGCAGGTGGATGTGGGCGCGGCCTCCGGCTTGCGCCGGCTGGTGCCCGCCGAAACGCTCGAATCCTCGGCCACCCAGCAATACAGCCAGTTGCTGGCCCAGGCGCGCGCCAAGAATGCCCTGGCGCCCCCCGGCCACCCTCAGCTGCAGCGGCTGCACGCCATTGCGCGGCGGCTGGTTCCCTACACCGCCCAGTGGAACGACCGGGCACGCCAGTGGCGCTGGGAGGTCAACCTGATCGGCAGCAAGCAGATCAATGCCTTTTGCATGCCCGGCGGCAAGATTGCCTTCTACACCGGCATCCTGGAGCAGCTCAAGCTGACCGACGACGAAGTCGCCATGGTGATGGGCCACGAGATGGCCCACGCCCTGCGCGAGCACGCCCGCGAGCGCATTGCCAAAAGCAGGGCCACGGGCCTGGGGCTGTCGCTGGGGGCGCAGCTGCTGGGCCTGGGCGATTTGGGCAACATGGCGGCCAACCTGGGCACCCAGTTGCTCACGCTCAAGTTCAGCCGGGGCGATGAGTCCGACGCCGATCTGGTGGGGCTGGAGCTGGCCGCACGCGCGGGCTACAAGCCCGAGGCGGCCGTGAGCCTGTGGCGCAAGATGGGCAATGCCACCGGCAACGCGCAAGGGGGGCTGGCATTTTTGTCCACGCACCCCAGCGGCCCGGAACGCATCCGCGAGCTCGAAAGCAATGTGCCCAAGGTGCAGGGGCTTTATGCCGCCGCACGCCGGGGTGGTTGA
- a CDS encoding GGDEF domain-containing protein, translating into MPTSTLALPLATSRGSSIAGKAYWGMVGRIALTAATIDAAYIVLFLLLGSVPLAAINVISIAMYLSAYALIRRRRNMLGVALIWVEVIVHSALGSLMIGWESGFHYYLLLFIPAIVIANAKGYTMPMVLGLLVYYLGLKALCEYLGPLAPLPPHRVEIVNAIHVCLIFGMFAALAGFYRRTILVAEARLLKQATLDPLTGLNNRSHFQTLAANELARCQRSGAPVALMLCDIDHFKLVNDRCGHAAGDRALVHVAQVLSANLRECDVLARWGGEEFLALMPDSSLPAAHAAAERIRTAIEAHRFTIDGIPISLTLSFGVAQLHGGHDLQNATARADKALYDSKRAGRNRVSLG; encoded by the coding sequence ATGCCCACGTCCACCCTCGCCCTTCCCCTGGCCACCTCGCGCGGCTCCAGCATTGCAGGCAAGGCCTATTGGGGCATGGTGGGCCGCATTGCGCTGACGGCTGCAACCATCGATGCGGCCTACATCGTGCTGTTTCTGCTGTTGGGCTCGGTGCCGCTGGCGGCCATCAACGTCATCAGTATCGCGATGTACCTCAGCGCCTATGCGCTGATCCGGCGGCGGCGCAATATGCTGGGGGTGGCGCTGATCTGGGTGGAGGTCATCGTCCATTCGGCACTGGGATCGCTGATGATCGGCTGGGAGAGCGGGTTTCACTATTACCTGCTGTTGTTCATCCCCGCCATCGTGATCGCCAACGCCAAGGGATACACCATGCCCATGGTGCTGGGTCTGCTGGTTTACTACCTGGGACTCAAGGCCTTGTGCGAATACCTGGGGCCCCTGGCGCCATTGCCACCGCACCGCGTTGAGATCGTCAACGCGATCCATGTCTGCCTGATCTTTGGCATGTTCGCGGCGCTGGCCGGTTTCTACCGCCGCACCATCCTCGTGGCCGAAGCCCGTCTGCTCAAGCAGGCCACACTTGACCCATTGACCGGTCTGAACAATCGCAGCCATTTCCAGACACTGGCGGCCAACGAACTGGCACGCTGCCAGCGCTCCGGCGCACCCGTCGCGCTGATGCTGTGCGATATCGACCATTTCAAGCTGGTGAACGACCGTTGCGGGCACGCTGCCGGAGACCGGGCTTTGGTGCATGTGGCGCAGGTGCTGTCGGCCAACCTGCGCGAGTGCGATGTGTTGGCGCGCTGGGGTGGCGAAGAGTTTCTGGCGCTGATGCCCGACAGTTCGCTGCCAGCCGCCCACGCTGCAGCCGAGCGCATCCGCACCGCCATCGAGGCGCACCGGTTCACCATCGACGGGATACCCATTTCCCTCACCTTGTCGTTTGGCGTGGCACAGTTGCACGGTGGCCACGACCTGCAGAACGCCACGGCGCGGGCCGACAAGGCCCTGTATGACAGCAAGCGTGCGGGCCGCAACCGGGTTAGCCTGGGTTAG
- a CDS encoding MBL fold metallo-hydrolase: protein MLQYLSIPVTPFQQNCSIVWCDATRKAAIIDPGGDLDTLLSEVERRGLTLEQIWLTHAHIDHAGGTGELAERLQLPIVGPHPADQFWIDGLPQQSAMFGFPPAQPFTPTRWLHDGDQVQIGNETLNVRHCPGHTPGHVVFHAPQIDRAFVGDVLFAGSIGRTDFPQGNHQQLIDSITQRLWPMGDQTVFIPGHGPESTFGRERRSNPYVGNT from the coding sequence ATGCTCCAGTACCTCTCCATCCCCGTCACGCCGTTCCAGCAAAACTGCTCCATCGTCTGGTGCGACGCCACCCGCAAGGCCGCCATCATTGATCCCGGCGGCGATCTGGACACCCTGCTGTCGGAGGTTGAGCGCCGGGGCCTCACCCTGGAACAGATCTGGCTCACGCACGCCCACATCGACCACGCCGGGGGCACGGGCGAACTGGCCGAGCGTCTGCAACTTCCCATCGTCGGCCCGCACCCGGCCGACCAGTTCTGGATTGACGGCCTGCCGCAGCAAAGCGCGATGTTCGGCTTTCCACCCGCGCAGCCATTCACGCCCACGCGCTGGCTGCACGACGGCGACCAGGTGCAGATCGGCAACGAAACGCTGAACGTGCGCCACTGCCCCGGCCACACGCCCGGCCATGTGGTGTTCCATGCGCCGCAGATTGACCGGGCCTTTGTGGGCGATGTGCTGTTTGCCGGCAGCATTGGCCGCACCGATTTCCCGCAGGGCAACCACCAGCAGCTCATCGACAGCATCACGCAGCGCCTGTGGCCCATGGGCGACCAGACGGTGTTCATTCCAGGGCACGGACCCGAGAGCACCTTTGGGCGCGAGCGGCGCAGCAACCCGTATGTGGGCAACACCTGA
- a CDS encoding GspE/PulE family protein, which translates to MQIATTPETLVPAPPQCLTPSDMDTLWKLVTTPHPVVGKAHHLGEALLQAGVISEHTLQEGLQAQKAEQGIGVRRQVGQILVDRGDVTQDQLKHVIDSWLGEYMVNPDHLTPDAASLALVPRAVAERESVLPLLAREDALVLLMADPCDRVLLDELRFLTQRRLIPLQAAPGTLGPAIAKAYSVHPQPQAGSPTAAGAHPGPATTSRATSQELAVNLTTTAPDSEAEQADVISESDNTLVRLINSVIDEAINHRASDIHIETEPAPQNVRVRLRIDGDLTPYLELPARFRFAMVARIKIMANMDISEHRKPQDGKIDFARFGGPPVELRVVTVPTSRGLEDVVLRLLAGAKPLPLEAIGLSPANLVAMRGVMKKSYGLVLVCGPTGCGKTTTLHSVVRDINTAGRKIWTAEDPIEITQSGLRQVQVNPRIGWTFAAAMRTFLRADPDVIMIGEMRDEETARIAVEASLTGHLVLSTLHTNSAPESIARLLEIGLDPFNFSDSLLAILAQRLVRRLCTACREPRVADDETLTDLASQYLASGTGNTQEARSAQVAQWRKLHGDAFGNLRLWRAVGCTACENHGYHGRLGIHELMLSDDPIRQHIRRRAPASDIRHSALAAGMLTLRQDGIEKVLQGLTDMTEVVAATNL; encoded by the coding sequence ATGCAAATCGCTACCACGCCAGAAACGCTTGTCCCCGCACCGCCCCAGTGCCTCACCCCATCGGACATGGACACTCTCTGGAAACTGGTCACCACCCCCCATCCGGTGGTGGGAAAGGCGCACCACCTTGGCGAAGCCCTTTTGCAGGCCGGTGTCATCAGCGAACACACGCTGCAAGAAGGCCTTCAGGCCCAAAAAGCCGAGCAGGGAATAGGCGTCCGGCGCCAGGTAGGCCAGATTCTGGTGGACCGCGGCGACGTGACGCAAGACCAGCTCAAGCATGTCATTGACAGCTGGCTGGGCGAATACATGGTGAACCCCGACCACCTGACGCCCGATGCTGCCTCGCTGGCGCTGGTACCCCGCGCGGTGGCCGAGCGCGAATCCGTGCTGCCCCTGCTGGCCCGCGAGGACGCGCTGGTGCTGCTCATGGCAGACCCCTGCGACCGCGTGCTGCTCGACGAGCTGCGCTTTCTGACGCAACGGCGGCTGATTCCGCTACAGGCCGCCCCCGGCACCCTGGGGCCTGCCATCGCCAAGGCCTACAGCGTGCACCCGCAGCCCCAGGCGGGCTCGCCAACCGCGGCCGGGGCGCATCCCGGCCCCGCCACCACCTCGCGCGCCACGTCGCAAGAACTGGCCGTCAACCTCACCACGACGGCGCCCGACAGTGAGGCCGAGCAGGCCGACGTGATCAGCGAGTCCGACAACACGCTGGTGCGCCTGATCAATTCGGTGATTGACGAGGCCATCAACCACCGCGCCTCCGACATCCACATTGAAACCGAGCCCGCCCCCCAGAATGTGCGAGTGCGCCTGCGCATCGACGGCGATCTGACGCCCTACCTGGAGCTGCCGGCGCGCTTTCGGTTTGCCATGGTGGCCCGCATCAAGATCATGGCCAACATGGACATCTCGGAGCACCGCAAGCCGCAGGACGGGAAGATCGACTTTGCCCGCTTCGGCGGCCCACCGGTCGAGCTGCGCGTGGTCACCGTGCCCACCTCGCGCGGACTCGAAGACGTGGTGCTGCGCCTGCTGGCCGGTGCCAAGCCCCTGCCGCTGGAAGCCATCGGCCTGAGCCCCGCCAACCTGGTGGCCATGCGCGGTGTGATGAAGAAAAGCTACGGCCTGGTGCTGGTGTGCGGCCCCACGGGCTGCGGCAAGACCACCACGCTGCACTCGGTGGTGCGCGACATCAACACCGCCGGACGCAAGATCTGGACAGCCGAAGACCCGATTGAAATCACCCAGAGCGGGCTGCGCCAGGTGCAGGTGAACCCGCGCATTGGCTGGACCTTTGCCGCCGCCATGCGCACCTTTTTGCGCGCCGACCCGGACGTCATCATGATCGGCGAAATGCGCGACGAGGAAACCGCGCGCATCGCCGTCGAGGCCTCGCTCACGGGGCATCTGGTGCTGTCCACCCTGCACACCAATTCGGCGCCCGAAAGCATTGCGCGGCTGCTTGAAATTGGCCTGGACCCGTTCAACTTCTCGGACTCGCTGCTGGCCATCCTCGCACAGCGCCTGGTGCGGCGCCTGTGCACCGCGTGCCGCGAGCCGCGCGTGGCCGACGATGAAACACTGACCGACCTGGCTTCACAATACCTCGCCAGCGGCACCGGCAACACGCAAGAGGCGCGCTCTGCACAGGTGGCGCAGTGGCGCAAGCTTCATGGCGACGCCTTCGGAAACCTGCGCCTGTGGCGTGCGGTGGGCTGCACGGCGTGCGAAAACCACGGCTACCACGGGCGGCTGGGCATCCACGAGCTGATGCTCAGCGACGACCCCATCCGCCAGCACATCCGCCGCCGCGCACCCGCGTCCGACATCCGCCACTCGGCACTGGCGGCTGGCATGCTCACCCTGCGCCAGGACGGCATCGAAAAGGTGCTTCAGGGCCTGACCGACATGACCGAAGTGGTGGCCGCCACCAACCTGTGA
- a CDS encoding exodeoxyribonuclease III — MFKLTSLNLNGIRSATSKGVERWIEATRPDCICVQEVKAQAADVATRFEQLASMQGHFHFAQKKGYSGVGIYTRHEPSDVITGYGSPEFDAEGRTIELRFDTPARKLSIISAYFPSGSSGEERQLAKYRFLDTFHPHLMATKGEREFILCGDINIAHQQIDLKNWRSNQKNSGFLPEERAWMTKLLHTTDPDGGLVDVYRQLQPTATDTAYTWWSNRGQAYANNVGWRLDYHLATPALAALARTEHIYKDEKFSDHAPITVDYDFTL; from the coding sequence TTGTTCAAGTTAACCAGCCTCAATCTCAACGGCATCCGATCGGCCACCAGCAAGGGCGTGGAGCGCTGGATCGAAGCTACGCGGCCGGATTGTATTTGCGTGCAGGAAGTGAAGGCCCAGGCGGCCGATGTCGCCACGCGGTTCGAGCAGCTTGCCAGCATGCAGGGGCATTTTCACTTCGCCCAGAAAAAGGGCTATTCCGGCGTGGGCATCTACACGCGCCACGAGCCCAGCGACGTCATCACCGGCTACGGCTCGCCCGAGTTCGATGCCGAGGGCCGCACCATCGAACTGCGTTTTGACACACCCGCGCGCAAGCTGTCCATCATCAGCGCCTATTTCCCCAGCGGCTCGTCGGGCGAAGAACGCCAGTTGGCCAAATACCGCTTCCTCGACACCTTCCACCCGCACCTCATGGCCACCAAGGGAGAGCGGGAGTTCATCCTGTGCGGCGACATCAACATTGCGCACCAGCAGATCGACCTGAAGAACTGGCGCAGCAACCAGAAAAACAGCGGCTTCCTGCCCGAGGAACGCGCCTGGATGACAAAGTTGTTACACACAACTGACCCCGACGGCGGGCTGGTGGACGTTTACCGTCAGTTACAACCCACCGCCACCGACACCGCCTACACCTGGTGGAGCAACCGCGGCCAGGCTTATGCCAACAACGTGGGGTGGCGCCTGGACTACCACCTGGCGACACCCGCGCTGGCGGCCCTGGCGCGCACCGAGCATATCTACAAGGACGAGAAGTTCTCGGACCACGCGCCCATCACCGTGGATTACGACTTCACGCTCTGA
- the pyrE gene encoding orotate phosphoribosyltransferase, producing MVNVGARTPEQGRLAQDFVRFAVEAGVLRFGEFKTKAGRLSPYFFNAGLFDDGDKLGRLAEFYAKALLASGIEFDMVFGPAYKGIPLAATVAVELARQGRNVPFAYNRKEAKDHGEGGTLVGAPLQGRVLIIDDVMSAGTAARESIAIIRAAGAVPHAVAIALDRQEKATENGQDVEHSAVQYVRQQLGMQVCAIATLADLLLYLSQKGGVEMAAHHERVLAYRQRYGVNEGPFS from the coding sequence ATGGTGAATGTTGGCGCGCGCACCCCCGAGCAGGGCCGTCTGGCGCAGGATTTTGTACGTTTTGCCGTCGAGGCGGGTGTGCTGCGTTTCGGGGAGTTCAAGACCAAGGCGGGGCGCCTGAGTCCCTACTTCTTCAACGCCGGCCTGTTCGACGACGGAGACAAGCTGGGCCGCCTCGCAGAATTCTATGCAAAAGCCCTGCTGGCCAGCGGGATCGAATTCGACATGGTGTTTGGCCCGGCCTACAAGGGCATTCCACTGGCTGCCACGGTGGCCGTAGAACTGGCGCGCCAGGGCCGCAACGTGCCCTTCGCTTACAACCGCAAGGAGGCCAAGGACCATGGCGAGGGCGGCACGCTGGTGGGGGCGCCGCTCCAGGGGCGGGTGCTGATCATTGACGATGTGATGTCGGCGGGCACTGCCGCGCGTGAGTCCATCGCCATCATCCGCGCGGCCGGCGCTGTGCCGCATGCCGTGGCCATTGCGCTGGACCGCCAGGAAAAGGCCACCGAGAATGGCCAGGACGTCGAGCACAGCGCCGTGCAGTATGTGCGCCAGCAGCTGGGCATGCAGGTGTGCGCTATTGCCACGCTGGCAGACTTATTGCTGTATCTCTCCCAAAAAGGTGGGGTCGAAATGGCCGCACACCACGAACGGGTGCTGGCCTATCGCCAGCGGTACGGAGTCAACGAAGGGCCATTCAGTTGA
- a CDS encoding DUF4124 domain-containing protein yields the protein MSKWTWIMGVGLLASLLGQGAWAQQPGAGSIYTCVDRQGRRLTADRPIAECLDREQRELSPTGTMRRQIGPSLTEQERAALDAQRRKEAEERARLQEERRRERVLTARYPDKAAHDVERAAAIQLLDDITAIAEKRMVELQLQRKALDTEMEFYQKDPTKAPMALRRKIAENDEDMQEQRRFVGNQELEKRRIHQRFDAELAQLRRLWAVQLTPALATSDGLPPAAAR from the coding sequence TTGAGCAAATGGACGTGGATCATGGGCGTGGGGCTGCTGGCCAGCTTGCTGGGGCAAGGCGCATGGGCGCAGCAGCCTGGCGCCGGCAGCATCTACACCTGTGTCGATCGCCAGGGGCGCCGGCTGACAGCAGACCGACCCATTGCCGAATGCCTGGACCGCGAACAACGCGAGCTCAGCCCCACGGGCACCATGCGCCGCCAGATTGGCCCGTCGCTCACCGAGCAGGAGCGGGCAGCCCTGGATGCGCAGCGCCGCAAGGAAGCGGAGGAGCGCGCGCGCCTGCAGGAAGAACGGCGCCGCGAGCGCGTTCTTACCGCGCGCTACCCCGACAAGGCAGCCCACGACGTAGAGCGCGCCGCGGCCATCCAGTTACTCGATGACATCACCGCCATCGCCGAGAAACGCATGGTGGAACTGCAGCTGCAGCGCAAGGCTCTGGACACGGAAATGGAGTTCTACCAGAAGGACCCCACCAAGGCGCCCATGGCGCTGCGCCGCAAAATCGCTGAAAACGATGAAGACATGCAGGAGCAGCGCCGCTTCGTCGGCAACCAGGAGCTGGAAAAACGCCGCATCCACCAGCGTTTCGACGCAGAGCTGGCGCAACTGCGCAGGTTGTGGGCTGTGCAGCTGACGCCCGCCCTTGCAACATCTGACGGGTTGCCGCCTGCCGCGGCGCGCTGA
- the gatB gene encoding Asp-tRNA(Asn)/Glu-tRNA(Gln) amidotransferase subunit GatB: protein MTTSKLIHGYEVVIGFETHTQLATKSKIFSRAPTAFGAEPNTQACAVDLALPGTLPVMNREAVACAIKLGLALGSHIAPVSIFARKNYFYPDLPKGYQISQFEIPVVQGGEVEFFLETGKGADATREKKTVRLVRAHLEEDAGKSLHEDFIGQSGIDLNRAGTPLLEIVTEPDMRSSEEAVAYAKELHKIVTWIGICDGNMQEGSFRCDANVSVRKPGQPLGTRREIKNLNSFKFMQQAIDYEIRWQIEQIEDGHAIQQATVLFDPDTGETRAMRTKEDAADYRYFPDPDLPPLHISEHWVQEQRALMAELPRTMATRFVADYGLPEYDATTLTQSKAMAAYFEAAAKACGQPKLASNWIMGEVSRRLNAGEIDIEQAPITSTQLAALIARIADGTISNNAARQVFEALWAGESKDVDAIIESKGLKQMNDTGALEKIIDEVIAANADNVAQFRAGKDKAFNALVGQIMKASKGKANPQQVNDLLRARLAA, encoded by the coding sequence ATGACGACCAGCAAATTGATCCACGGCTACGAAGTCGTCATCGGCTTCGAGACCCACACCCAGCTCGCCACCAAGAGCAAAATTTTCAGCCGCGCGCCCACCGCCTTTGGCGCCGAGCCCAACACCCAGGCCTGCGCGGTGGACCTGGCGCTGCCCGGCACGCTGCCCGTGATGAACCGCGAGGCGGTGGCCTGCGCTATCAAATTAGGACTGGCTCTCGGCTCCCACATTGCGCCAGTGAGTATTTTTGCCCGCAAGAACTACTTCTACCCCGACCTGCCCAAGGGCTACCAGATCAGCCAGTTCGAGATCCCGGTGGTGCAGGGCGGCGAGGTCGAGTTCTTCCTGGAGACAGGAAAAGGCGCCGACGCAACGCGGGAAAAGAAGACCGTGCGCCTGGTGCGCGCCCACCTTGAGGAAGACGCGGGCAAGTCGCTGCACGAGGACTTCATCGGTCAGTCGGGCATCGACCTGAACCGCGCCGGCACGCCGCTGCTGGAGATCGTGACCGAGCCCGACATGCGCTCGTCCGAAGAGGCGGTGGCTTATGCCAAGGAGCTGCACAAGATCGTCACCTGGATCGGCATCTGCGACGGCAACATGCAAGAGGGCAGCTTCCGCTGCGACGCCAACGTGTCGGTGCGCAAGCCCGGCCAGCCGCTGGGCACGCGCCGCGAGATCAAGAACCTGAACAGCTTCAAGTTCATGCAGCAGGCCATCGACTACGAGATCCGCTGGCAGATCGAGCAGATCGAAGACGGCCACGCCATCCAGCAGGCCACCGTGCTGTTCGACCCCGACACCGGCGAAACCCGCGCCATGCGCACCAAGGAAGACGCTGCCGACTACCGCTACTTCCCCGATCCAGACCTGCCACCGCTACACATTTCAGAGCATTGGGTGCAAGAACAGCGCGCGCTGATGGCCGAATTGCCTCGCACCATGGCCACGCGTTTCGTGGCGGACTATGGCCTGCCCGAATACGACGCCACCACGCTCACACAGAGCAAGGCCATGGCCGCCTACTTCGAGGCCGCAGCCAAGGCCTGCGGCCAGCCCAAGCTGGCCAGCAACTGGATCATGGGCGAGGTGTCGCGCCGCCTGAACGCTGGCGAGATCGACATCGAGCAAGCTCCGATAACTTCAACTCAACTGGCAGCACTGATCGCGCGCATCGCCGACGGCACGATTTCCAACAACGCCGCCCGGCAGGTGTTTGAGGCCCTGTGGGCCGGCGAATCAAAGGATGTGGACGCCATCATCGAGTCCAAAGGCCTCAAGCAGATGAACGACACCGGCGCGCTGGAGAAGATCATCGACGAGGTGATCGCCGCCAACGCCGACAACGTGGCCCAGTTCCGTGCGGGCAAGGACAAGGCGTTCAATGCACTCGTGGGCCAGATCATGAAGGCCAGCAAAGGCAAGGCCAATCCGCAGCAGGTCAACGATTTGCTGCGCGCACGGCTGGCCGCTTGA
- the gatA gene encoding Asp-tRNA(Asn)/Glu-tRNA(Gln) amidotransferase subunit GatA: MTTTTTKALHDLGVAELAAGLRDRQFSAVEAAQHFLARAKAHQNLGAYVALNEEATLAQAKAADARIAAGTAGALEGVPIAHKDIFVTRDFPSTAGSKMLAGYQSPFDATVVARLADAGAVTLGKLNCDEFAMGSANENSAVAPVGFDAPAPVCNPWDTSRIPGGSSGGSAVAVAARLAPAVTGTDTGGSIRQPASFCGITGIKPTYGRASRYGMIAFASSLDQAGPMAHSAEDCALLLSAMCGPDPDRDSTSLDVPAEDFSAKLNDSIDGLRIGIPAEFFGEGLAPDVRAAVDGALKEYEKLGAKLVPISLPRTELSIPVYYIIAPAEASSNLSRFDGVKFGHRTNQYSDLVDMYKKTRAEGFGDEVKRRIMMGTYVLSHGYYDAYYLQAQKIRRMIADDFQNAFQQCDLIAGPVAPTVAWKLGEHGNDPLADYLADIFTLPASLAGLPGMSVPAGFGEGGMPVGLQLIGNYFAEARLLNAAHRLQQATDFHLRHPGGL, translated from the coding sequence ATGACCACGACCACCACCAAAGCCCTGCACGACCTGGGCGTTGCCGAACTGGCTGCAGGCCTGCGCGACAGGCAATTTTCTGCCGTCGAAGCCGCCCAGCATTTCCTGGCCCGCGCCAAGGCGCACCAAAACCTGGGCGCCTATGTGGCCCTGAACGAAGAGGCCACCCTCGCCCAGGCCAAGGCGGCCGACGCGCGCATTGCCGCCGGCACCGCCGGCGCGCTGGAAGGCGTGCCCATTGCGCACAAGGACATCTTCGTCACGCGCGACTTCCCCAGCACCGCCGGCTCCAAGATGCTGGCGGGCTACCAGTCGCCTTTTGATGCCACCGTGGTCGCCCGCTTGGCCGACGCGGGCGCAGTGACCCTGGGCAAGCTCAACTGCGACGAGTTCGCCATGGGCTCAGCCAACGAGAACTCAGCCGTGGCGCCCGTGGGCTTTGACGCCCCCGCACCCGTGTGCAACCCCTGGGACACGAGCCGCATCCCAGGCGGTTCGTCCGGCGGCAGCGCCGTGGCAGTGGCCGCGCGCCTGGCGCCGGCCGTCACCGGCACCGACACCGGCGGCTCGATCCGCCAGCCCGCATCGTTTTGCGGCATCACCGGCATCAAGCCCACCTACGGCCGCGCCTCGCGCTACGGCATGATTGCTTTTGCCTCCAGCCTCGACCAGGCCGGCCCCATGGCCCACAGCGCCGAGGATTGCGCCCTGCTGCTGTCAGCGATGTGCGGCCCCGACCCGGACCGCGATTCCACGTCGCTGGATGTGCCGGCCGAAGACTTCAGCGCCAAGTTGAACGACAGCATCGACGGCCTGCGCATTGGCATTCCCGCCGAATTTTTTGGCGAAGGCCTGGCACCCGACGTGCGCGCCGCCGTGGATGGGGCCCTGAAAGAATACGAAAAGCTTGGCGCCAAGCTCGTGCCCATCAGCCTGCCGCGCACTGAGCTGTCCATTCCGGTCTACTACATCATCGCCCCGGCCGAAGCGTCTTCCAACCTCTCGCGCTTTGACGGCGTGAAGTTCGGCCACCGTACCAATCAGTATTCCGACCTGGTGGACATGTACAAGAAGACCCGCGCCGAAGGCTTTGGCGACGAGGTCAAGCGCCGCATCATGATGGGCACCTATGTGCTAAGCCATGGCTACTACGACGCCTACTACCTGCAGGCGCAAAAAATCCGCCGCATGATCGCCGACGACTTCCAGAACGCCTTCCAGCAATGCGACCTGATCGCCGGCCCGGTAGCCCCCACGGTGGCCTGGAAGCTGGGCGAGCACGGCAACGACCCGCTGGCCGACTACCTGGCCGACATCTTCACGCTGCCCGCATCGCTGGCCGGCCTGCCCGGCATGAGCGTGCCGGCAGGCTTTGGCGAAGGCGGCATGCCCGTGGGGCTGCAACTCATCGGCAACTACTTCGCCGAAGCCCGCCTTCTGAACGCTGCGCACCGCCTGCAGCAAGCCACCGATTTCCACCTCCGCCACCCCGGAGGTCTGTGA
- the gatC gene encoding Asp-tRNA(Asn)/Glu-tRNA(Gln) amidotransferase subunit GatC: protein MALTPQDIGRIANLARLELTPAESERMLTQLNGFFDIVEKMRAVDTSGLTPLAHPVATIQDVALRLREDVASEPNQREANQKSAPAVERGLFLVPKVIE, encoded by the coding sequence ATGGCACTGACACCCCAAGACATCGGCCGCATTGCCAACTTGGCACGGCTTGAGCTGACCCCCGCCGAAAGTGAGCGCATGCTGACTCAGCTGAACGGCTTCTTTGACATTGTGGAAAAAATGCGGGCGGTGGACACATCGGGCCTCACGCCCCTGGCGCACCCCGTCGCCACCATCCAGGACGTGGCCCTGCGCCTGCGCGAGGACGTGGCCAGCGAGCCCAACCAGCGCGAAGCCAATCAAAAAAGCGCACCCGCCGTCGAGCGCGGCCTGTTCCTCGTCCCCAAAGTGATCGAGTGA